From Afipia carboxidovorans OM5, one genomic window encodes:
- a CDS encoding SAM-dependent methyltransferase produces MSSLLKSALRRFFRFGSITFITAAGDSFTCGDGTGTPVTVRFTTASAQRRLLLDPEMAFGEIYMDGELVIEQGSITDVLAVALAQPYDLPRLAKLLHWQRYLVRRWHQFNPMGLAKRRIQSHYDLDSRLYSLFLDSDRQYSCAYFERPDMTLDEAQLAKRRHVTAKLLVKPDQRVLDIGSGWGGLGLYIAEIAGGMVTGVTLSNEQFEMSNQRAKAKGLAQRARFLLEDYRKIPGPFDRIVSVGMFEHVGIDHYHTYFRRCAELLTDDGVMVLHAIGRSEGPDITNPWIAKYIFPGGYIPALSEVLPAIERAGLLVDDIEILRLHYAETLKAWHERFLARQDEAAQIYDERFVRMWRFYLASSEMSFRKQNMMVFQIQISKRQGVVPITRDYIAQEEQRLRVIEASKGTPLQQAGE; encoded by the coding sequence ATGAGCTCTTTGCTGAAATCCGCTCTCCGCCGGTTTTTCCGTTTCGGCTCGATCACCTTCATCACCGCTGCCGGGGACTCCTTCACCTGCGGCGACGGAACCGGCACCCCTGTCACGGTACGCTTCACCACAGCCTCCGCTCAGCGCCGCCTGCTGCTCGACCCCGAAATGGCGTTCGGCGAAATCTACATGGACGGCGAACTCGTGATCGAACAGGGATCGATCACCGACGTGCTCGCTGTCGCCCTGGCCCAGCCCTACGACCTGCCGCGGCTGGCAAAGCTTCTGCACTGGCAGCGTTATCTGGTCCGCCGCTGGCACCAGTTCAATCCGATGGGTCTGGCGAAGCGGCGCATCCAGAGTCACTACGACCTCGACAGCCGCCTCTACTCGCTGTTCCTCGATTCCGACCGGCAATATAGCTGCGCCTATTTCGAGCGCCCCGACATGACGCTCGACGAGGCCCAGCTCGCAAAGCGCCGCCACGTCACCGCCAAGTTGTTGGTGAAGCCCGATCAGCGTGTGCTCGACATCGGCTCCGGCTGGGGCGGACTCGGACTCTATATCGCGGAGATTGCCGGCGGCATGGTCACCGGCGTCACCTTGTCCAACGAACAGTTTGAGATGTCGAACCAGCGCGCCAAGGCGAAGGGCCTCGCCCAGCGCGCCAGGTTCCTGCTCGAGGACTACCGCAAGATACCGGGCCCGTTCGACCGGATCGTCTCGGTCGGTATGTTCGAGCATGTCGGCATCGACCACTACCACACCTATTTCCGGCGCTGCGCAGAGCTTCTCACCGACGACGGCGTGATGGTGCTGCACGCGATCGGCCGCTCCGAGGGACCCGACATCACCAACCCGTGGATCGCGAAGTATATTTTCCCCGGCGGCTACATCCCGGCGCTGTCGGAGGTGCTGCCCGCGATCGAGCGCGCCGGCCTTCTTGTCGATGACATCGAAATCCTGCGCCTGCACTACGCCGAGACGCTGAAGGCCTGGCACGAACGGTTCCTCGCCCGTCAGGACGAAGCGGCACAGATCTATGACGAGCGATTCGTGCGGATGTGGCGATTCTACCTCGCCTCCTCGGAGATGAGTTTCCGCAAGCAGAATATGATGGTGTTCCAGATTCAGATCAGCAAGCGCCAGGGCGTGGTGCCGATCACGCGCGACTACATCGCGCAGGAGGAACAGCGGTTGCGGGTGATCGAGGCCTCCAAGGGAACGCCTCTGCAGCAGGCTGGCGAATAG
- the rplI gene encoding 50S ribosomal protein L9: MEVILLERVAKLGQMGDIVTVKNGYARNFLLKRHKALRATADNRAKYEGMKADLEAKNIAAKGEAAKVAEKIEGRNVVIIRQASEGGQLYGSVSVRDIMAALAADGVSLSRHQVLLEHPIKEIGQHKITIAVHPEVEIHVTATVARSEAEAERINRGEDINSRQEDQDAAAEAIAAAGEFFDPEAQDETPETEAASEQQ; the protein is encoded by the coding sequence ATGGAAGTCATTCTGCTCGAACGCGTCGCCAAACTCGGCCAGATGGGCGACATCGTCACCGTCAAGAACGGCTATGCCCGCAATTTCCTGCTGAAGCGCCACAAGGCACTGCGCGCCACCGCCGACAACCGCGCCAAGTATGAGGGCATGAAGGCCGACCTCGAGGCGAAGAACATTGCCGCGAAGGGCGAAGCCGCCAAGGTCGCCGAGAAGATCGAAGGCCGCAACGTCGTCATCATCCGTCAGGCTTCCGAAGGCGGCCAGCTCTACGGATCGGTCTCGGTGCGCGACATCATGGCGGCGCTCGCTGCCGACGGCGTTTCGCTCAGCCGCCATCAGGTTCTGCTCGAGCACCCGATCAAGGAGATTGGCCAGCACAAGATCACGATCGCTGTCCATCCCGAGGTCGAAATTCATGTGACCGCCACCGTGGCCCGCAGCGAGGCCGAGGCCGAGCGGATCAACCGCGGCGAAGACATCAACTCGCGTCAGGAAGATCAGGACGCTGCAGCGGAAGCGATCGCAGCGGCCGGCGAGTTCTTCGATCCGGAAGCTCAGGACGAGACGCCGGAAACCGAGGCCGCAAGCGAGCAGCAGTAA
- a CDS encoding DUF2232 domain-containing protein: MMLVEILISLVAGLASAMMFASLASGAMISLALFYLAPLPLMVVALGWGSRTGLIGGIAAVIGLGVFISPIYMLAYAGMVALPALWLGHLALLARASDDADAPNGYTPSTTLDWYPVGRLLVWTAGFAALTTTGALLTLGTDEATIKAVMRQSLTHVSDLANQGGLPPNPTRDAVIDALVSIAPAAAALVAMLTLTVNLWLAAKIARTSQLLKRPWPDLRTTELPQPVLAALAIALILCFFGGLTSLVAKIVSAALLLAYGMTGFAVLHTVSQSMAGRSFMLGGLYALTLFIGWPLLGAIVLGLADAAFGIRRRYWRKQGGLPDAQ, encoded by the coding sequence ATGATGTTGGTCGAGATTCTGATCTCACTGGTCGCCGGGCTTGCCTCGGCCATGATGTTCGCCTCCCTCGCATCGGGGGCGATGATTTCGCTCGCCCTGTTCTACCTTGCCCCGCTGCCGCTGATGGTCGTGGCGCTCGGCTGGGGCTCGCGCACCGGGCTGATCGGCGGAATCGCGGCGGTGATCGGCCTCGGCGTATTCATCAGCCCGATCTACATGCTGGCCTATGCCGGCATGGTCGCCCTGCCCGCACTGTGGCTCGGCCATCTCGCGCTGCTCGCCCGCGCGTCCGACGATGCCGATGCCCCCAACGGCTACACGCCATCCACCACGCTCGACTGGTACCCGGTCGGCCGCCTTCTCGTCTGGACCGCTGGCTTTGCCGCACTCACGACGACGGGTGCGCTTCTCACGCTCGGCACCGACGAGGCGACGATCAAGGCGGTGATGCGCCAGAGCCTGACCCATGTCTCCGATCTCGCCAATCAGGGTGGCTTGCCGCCCAATCCCACCCGGGATGCCGTCATCGACGCGCTGGTATCGATCGCGCCCGCCGCGGCCGCGCTCGTTGCGATGCTGACGCTGACGGTCAACCTGTGGCTTGCGGCCAAGATCGCGCGGACCTCGCAGCTTCTGAAGCGCCCATGGCCCGACCTGCGCACGACCGAGCTACCGCAGCCGGTGCTGGCGGCGCTCGCGATCGCACTCATCCTCTGCTTCTTTGGCGGCCTGACCTCGCTGGTCGCGAAGATCGTCAGCGCAGCCCTCCTTCTGGCCTACGGCATGACCGGCTTCGCGGTACTCCACACCGTCAGCCAGTCGATGGCCGGGCGCTCGTTCATGCTGGGCGGGCTTTATGCCCTCACCCTCTTCATCGGCTGGCCGCTCCTCGGCGCCATTGTGCTCGGCCTTGCGGACGCCGCCTTCGGCATCCGCAGACGCTACTGGCGCAAGCAGGGAGGCCTGCCGGACGCCCAATAG
- the rpsR gene encoding 30S ribosomal protein S18, with protein sequence MADAGARRPFFRRRKTCPFTGSNAPKIDFKDSKLLMRYVSERGKIVPSRITAVSALKQRELARAIKRARFLGLLPYVIR encoded by the coding sequence ATGGCTGACGCAGGTGCTCGCCGCCCGTTCTTCCGCCGTCGCAAGACTTGCCCGTTCACGGGCTCGAACGCGCCGAAGATCGACTTCAAGGATTCCAAGCTGCTGATGCGTTACGTGTCCGAGCGCGGCAAGATCGTGCCGAGCCGCATCACGGCCGTCTCCGCGCTGAAGCAGCGCGAGCTCGCCCGCGCCATCAAGCGCGCACGTTTCCTTGGTCTCCTGCCTTACGTGATCCGCTAA
- the rpsF gene encoding 30S ribosomal protein S6, with translation MPYYEHVFLARQDASAQQVEELTTQITGVIEGLGGKVTKTESWGVRSLTYRIQKNRKAHFVLLNIDGPATIVAEVERQERINEDIIRYLTVRVDELEEGPSAMMRKADRDRERDERGGPREGGFRSERGPRRPREEETTASVEE, from the coding sequence ATGCCTTATTACGAGCATGTCTTCCTCGCGCGTCAGGACGCCAGCGCCCAGCAGGTCGAGGAACTCACCACCCAGATCACCGGTGTGATCGAAGGTCTTGGCGGCAAGGTCACCAAGACCGAGAGCTGGGGCGTTCGCTCCCTCACCTACCGCATCCAGAAGAACCGCAAGGCGCACTTCGTGCTGCTCAACATCGACGGTCCCGCCACCATCGTGGCCGAGGTCGAGCGTCAGGAGCGCATCAACGAGGACATCATCCGCTACCTCACGGTGCGCGTCGATGAGCTCGAGGAAGGCCCGTCCGCGATGATGCGCAAGGCCGACCGTGATCGCGAGCGCGACGAGCGCGGCGGTCCCCGTGAAGGCGGCTTCCGCTCCGAGCGCGGACCGCGCCGTCCGCGTGAAGAAGAAACCACCGCTTCGGTAGAGGAGTAA
- the fabD gene encoding ACP S-malonyltransferase, which yields MTAAFTFPGQGSQAVGMGKALAETFPAARAVFDEVDDALGEKLSTVIWEGPADALQLTENTQPALMAMSLATLRVLETEAGIDLARDAAFVAGHSLGEYSALAAARSLSIVDTARLLRIRGTAMQKATPVGVGAMAALLGLDYDTAVAVANEAAQGEVCQAANDNGGGQVVVSGDKAAVERAVEIAKAKGARRAMLLQVSAPFHCSLMQPAADAMAEALGKVTVNKPVVPVVANMLASPVTDPDEIRKRLVEQVTGTVRWRESIAYMASQGVTHFLEIGSGKVLTGLVKRIADGAVGVAVGGPADIAAAKDAIAAARG from the coding sequence ATGACGGCAGCATTTACATTTCCGGGACAGGGTTCGCAGGCCGTTGGCATGGGCAAGGCGCTGGCCGAGACGTTTCCGGCCGCGCGCGCGGTATTCGACGAGGTCGACGACGCACTCGGCGAGAAGCTTAGCACGGTGATCTGGGAGGGCCCCGCAGACGCGCTCCAGCTCACCGAGAACACCCAGCCGGCGCTGATGGCGATGTCGCTTGCGACGCTGCGGGTGCTGGAGACCGAGGCGGGAATCGACCTCGCTCGCGATGCGGCATTCGTCGCGGGCCATTCGCTCGGAGAATATTCGGCGCTTGCGGCGGCGCGCAGCCTGTCGATTGTAGACACGGCGCGGCTATTGCGGATTCGCGGCACCGCGATGCAGAAGGCAACGCCCGTTGGCGTCGGCGCGATGGCGGCGCTGCTCGGGCTCGACTACGACACCGCTGTCGCGGTGGCGAACGAGGCTGCGCAGGGCGAAGTCTGCCAGGCTGCGAACGACAATGGTGGCGGGCAGGTGGTGGTCTCCGGCGACAAGGCCGCGGTCGAGCGTGCTGTCGAGATCGCTAAGGCAAAGGGCGCCCGGCGCGCGATGCTGCTGCAGGTCTCCGCGCCGTTCCATTGCAGCCTGATGCAGCCGGCGGCTGACGCGATGGCGGAAGCGCTCGGCAAGGTCACCGTCAACAAGCCGGTGGTGCCGGTGGTGGCGAACATGCTCGCATCCCCCGTCACCGACCCCGACGAGATCCGCAAGCGTCTCGTCGAGCAGGTCACCGGCACGGTGCGCTGGCGTGAAAGCATTGCTTACATGGCCTCGCAGGGTGTCACGCATTTTTTGGAGATCGGTTCGGGCAAGGTGCTGACCGGTCTCGTCAAGCGTATTGCGGACGGTGCCGTCGGCGTCGCGGTCGGCGGCCCGGCCGACATTGCCGCTGCAAAGGATGCCATCGCCGCCGCGCGCGGGTGA
- the fabG gene encoding 3-oxoacyl-[acyl-carrier-protein] reductase encodes MFDLTGKTALVTGATGGIGHAIAKAMHAQGATVAISGTRKEVLEALAAELNDRVHVLPCNLANKDEVEALVPSAEKAMGQLDILVANAGITRDNLFVQLRDEDWDQVIDVNLTATFRLARAATKLMMRKRFGRIIGITSVVGVTGNAGQVNYVSSKAGLIGMMKSIAQEYARRNVTANCIAPGFIATAMTDVLNDKQKEGILAKVPAGRLGAPADIAAAAVYLASSEAGYVTGQTIHVNGGMAMI; translated from the coding sequence ATGTTCGATCTGACAGGCAAGACCGCACTCGTCACCGGCGCGACCGGCGGCATCGGCCATGCGATCGCCAAGGCGATGCACGCACAAGGCGCGACCGTTGCGATTTCCGGCACCCGTAAGGAAGTGCTCGAGGCGCTCGCGGCGGAGTTGAACGACCGCGTGCATGTGCTGCCCTGCAATCTCGCCAACAAGGATGAGGTCGAGGCGCTGGTGCCTTCTGCCGAGAAGGCGATGGGCCAGCTCGACATCCTCGTCGCCAACGCCGGCATCACGCGCGACAATCTGTTCGTGCAGTTGCGCGATGAGGATTGGGATCAGGTGATCGACGTCAATCTGACGGCGACGTTCCGTCTCGCGCGCGCGGCGACCAAGCTGATGATGCGCAAACGCTTCGGCCGCATCATCGGCATCACGTCGGTGGTCGGCGTCACCGGCAATGCGGGGCAGGTTAATTACGTTTCGTCGAAGGCGGGCTTGATCGGGATGATGAAGTCCATCGCCCAGGAATACGCCCGTCGCAATGTGACAGCGAACTGCATCGCACCCGGTTTCATTGCGACCGCGATGACCGATGTGCTGAACGACAAGCAGAAAGAAGGAATCCTCGCCAAGGTTCCCGCGGGACGGCTCGGTGCGCCGGCCGATATTGCGGCGGCGGCGGTTTATCTCGCCTCCAGCGAGGCAGGTTATGTCACCGGCCAAACCATCCACGTCAACGGTGGAATGGCAATGATTTGA
- a CDS encoding acyl carrier protein, which yields MSEIGERVKKIVVEHLGVEPEKVVETASFIDDLGADSLDTVELVMAFEEEFGCEIPDDAAETILTVGDATKFLEKNAKS from the coding sequence ATGAGTGAGATTGGCGAGCGCGTGAAGAAGATCGTTGTGGAGCACCTCGGTGTCGAACCGGAGAAGGTGGTGGAAACCGCGAGCTTCATCGACGACCTCGGCGCCGACAGCCTCGACACGGTCGAACTGGTGATGGCTTTCGAAGAAGAGTTCGGGTGCGAGATTCCCGACGACGCGGCCGAGACGATTCTCACGGTCGGCGACGCCACCAAGTTCCTCGAAAAGAACGCGAAGAGCTGA